A window from Hallerella porci encodes these proteins:
- the ruvC gene encoding crossover junction endodeoxyribonuclease RuvC, whose translation MIILGVDPGSYTSGYAFLEKKDSGEIRVLEYGTISAKARDSFEDRLVKIVTDLEKLVDAYKPTVFSMESAFFAKNVHSAMILGHVRGAILVMCRRRGMEFFEYSPRSVKQSVTGDGAASKEKVALLVTSRLGISRTDVKLDATDALAVACAHLFPQSEFICKKSTSKTRTKKSQQLRELILKMGGKLPE comes from the coding sequence ATGATTATTCTCGGTGTGGATCCGGGCTCATATACATCCGGTTATGCGTTCCTCGAAAAAAAAGACAGCGGAGAAATTCGCGTTTTGGAATATGGAACGATTTCTGCAAAAGCGCGGGATTCTTTTGAAGATCGCTTGGTAAAAATCGTCACGGATTTAGAAAAATTAGTCGACGCTTACAAGCCGACAGTCTTCAGCATGGAAAGTGCATTCTTTGCAAAAAATGTGCACAGCGCAATGATTCTCGGACATGTCCGCGGCGCAATTCTCGTCATGTGTCGTCGCCGGGGAATGGAATTTTTTGAATATAGTCCGCGTTCGGTGAAGCAAAGTGTAACGGGTGACGGCGCTGCTTCCAAAGAAAAAGTAGCGCTCTTGGTAACGTCGCGTCTCGGCATTTCCCGCACCGATGTAAAGCTCGATGCGACCGATGCTCTTGCGGTTGCGTGCGCACATCTCTTTCCACAAAGTGAATTTATTTGTAAAAAATCCACAAGCAAAACGCGGACGAAAAAGAGTCAACAACTGCGCGAACTCATTTTGAAAATGGGAGGAAAACTGCCCGAATGA
- a CDS encoding CDP-alcohol phosphatidyltransferase family protein has product MTKARFILPNAFTSMNFLLGVFSICWSAGMFSGYSTLDPFRMAAYFVLLSVLCDKLDGFAARLVNASSEFGAQFDSLGDLVGFGLAPAFCLFFSYKANASEWLGENLVLVIIVFAIYVLCAAMRLAKYNAMDCDSYKNYFSGLPSTFAGAINVILLSYMTLHGLFDPANKSLLIIPVVVMLVSGLMMVSPCFLPKLHPHKNKILAGIQIILVVITYLCGFFFITSDTSIQNLILSYLMLLCSGYIVIGFAIGFINRTKILEAAGK; this is encoded by the coding sequence ATGACAAAAGCTCGTTTTATTCTGCCGAACGCTTTCACCAGCATGAACTTTTTGCTCGGTGTTTTTTCCATTTGTTGGTCGGCGGGAATGTTCTCCGGGTATTCGACTTTAGATCCTTTCCGCATGGCGGCTTACTTTGTTTTGCTTTCGGTTCTCTGCGATAAGCTCGACGGTTTTGCTGCGCGTTTAGTGAATGCGAGTTCCGAATTTGGTGCGCAATTTGATAGTTTAGGCGATCTCGTCGGCTTCGGTCTTGCGCCCGCGTTCTGCCTCTTTTTCAGCTACAAAGCAAACGCTTCGGAATGGCTTGGTGAAAACTTGGTTCTCGTGATTATAGTCTTCGCAATTTATGTGCTCTGCGCAGCAATGCGCCTTGCAAAATACAATGCGATGGACTGCGACTCGTACAAGAATTATTTCTCGGGACTTCCGAGCACATTTGCGGGTGCGATTAACGTCATCTTGCTCAGCTACATGACTCTTCACGGTCTGTTTGATCCCGCTAACAAGAGCCTTCTGATTATTCCGGTCGTCGTGATGCTCGTCTCGGGCTTGATGATGGTGAGCCCGTGCTTTTTGCCGAAGTTGCATCCGCACAAGAATAAAATTCTCGCGGGAATTCAAATCATCCTCGTCGTCATCACTTATCTCTGCGGATTCTTCTTTATCACTTCGGATACATCGATTCAGAATTTGATTCTTTCGTATTTGATGCTTCTTTGCAGCGGTTACATTGTCATCGGATTTGCTATCGGATTCATTAACCGCACAAAAATTTTAGAAGCCGCCGGAAAATAA
- the mpaA gene encoding murein tripeptide amidase MpaA: protein MMIPFRSPAEQGIFPFELLEYGRSVEGIPLRYLPAEKETQLLIFATIHGEESETTFLLSRALRMLSSPPPHVACILCANPDGMLRGTRANSRGVDLNRNFPTANWKKEKTLSRLVLEAPRITELSTGEFAESESETQALVQLIQKLHVKKAVALHAPFGLIDSDSKTELACEMERVFSLPWQAGVGYPTPGSFGTFARENQIDCVTVELPREASEILITQYAEKFADFLRRF, encoded by the coding sequence ATGATGATTCCTTTTCGAAGTCCCGCCGAACAAGGCATTTTCCCGTTTGAACTTTTGGAATACGGGCGTTCTGTCGAAGGAATTCCGCTGCGTTATCTGCCCGCCGAAAAAGAAACGCAACTTTTGATTTTTGCGACGATTCACGGCGAAGAATCCGAAACGACTTTTTTGCTTTCGCGGGCGCTTCGCATGCTTTCTTCGCCTCCGCCTCATGTCGCTTGTATTTTGTGCGCAAATCCCGATGGCATGTTGCGCGGGACGCGGGCAAATTCCCGCGGCGTGGATTTGAACCGAAATTTTCCGACGGCAAATTGGAAAAAAGAAAAAACGCTTTCGCGCTTGGTTTTAGAAGCTCCTCGGATTACGGAACTTTCGACGGGAGAATTTGCAGAAAGCGAGTCCGAAACGCAGGCGCTTGTGCAGTTGATTCAGAAACTTCACGTGAAAAAAGCGGTCGCTCTTCATGCGCCGTTTGGGCTAATCGATTCGGATTCGAAAACGGAACTTGCTTGTGAAATGGAACGCGTCTTTTCGCTTCCGTGGCAAGCGGGAGTGGGCTATCCGACTCCCGGGAGCTTTGGAACATTTGCGCGAGAAAATCAAATCGATTGCGTAACGGTAGAACTGCCGCGCGAAGCTTCGGAAATTTTGATTACGCAGTATGCAGAAAAATTCGCGGATTTTTTACGCCGGTTTTAA
- a CDS encoding CHC2 zinc finger domain-containing protein, translated as MLIEEDKIGLSRVKTHPRRLGVSLSRWGRNLLSQCPFHAPEESTLFFYDSLGYWRYHCMSCGASGDLVEFIMRSRFNGLDENAARKEALDFWGASEDEIKSQDDENFPHAKEIGGTKSRVLESFVRYCNWAATKSESTAEFLKARGWTLEQSRLYGIGYYSGDPEPFYSYGLLCGLKRHEISFYLDNLDLSHEPRLTIPARNSKGVLHSVYGRLLDVTTPANSLEDVYISYASGPLDIPFNIQQDIESPIVVEGVFDVLTADLAGIPGVVSTMYQPFNRSHLYKLKSCGAESIALVLRKEPNRRNQELHIRKCLELAESEGIKFKSIILPAGETADTLIQSDGAEAFLERIRDTEEDTMRTHRKTVLLQDIQENFNTAISRDPDSDVGYRLQNFPALTHALDGIQPGYYFLSAEPYGYKSHALSSFALDLIEGNPDVKVIYAALDSPRREALNRFISMLSGVSETDVHKLNKDDDVNHQILTATQKIISYVKNDRLEIWEDTESFQYEAFLKELQTELSEKQNLILIVDGVDHLRISDRSDIPDLNERRSSAILDFYKELDIPVFVSGSVFKEDDKLVGPRPFLRDADATFWLERKEDGALWLTVNLKNSGSILYEANLLFSDKSYRMKEKES; from the coding sequence ATGCTTATCGAAGAAGACAAAATCGGACTTTCCCGCGTGAAAACGCACCCACGTCGTCTCGGCGTTTCGCTCAGCCGTTGGGGACGCAATCTGCTTTCGCAGTGTCCTTTCCACGCTCCCGAAGAATCGACATTATTCTTTTACGATTCCCTGGGCTATTGGCGTTATCATTGCATGAGCTGTGGAGCAAGCGGCGACCTCGTCGAATTCATTATGCGCAGCCGCTTTAACGGTTTAGACGAAAACGCAGCCCGCAAAGAAGCTTTGGATTTTTGGGGCGCATCCGAAGACGAAATCAAATCTCAAGACGATGAAAATTTTCCGCATGCCAAAGAAATCGGCGGCACGAAATCCCGCGTTTTAGAAAGCTTCGTGCGTTACTGCAACTGGGCCGCGACCAAAAGCGAATCCACCGCAGAATTTTTAAAAGCCCGCGGTTGGACTTTGGAACAATCTCGCCTCTACGGAATCGGTTATTATAGCGGCGACCCCGAACCCTTTTATAGTTACGGACTTCTCTGCGGTTTAAAGCGCCACGAAATCAGTTTTTATTTGGACAATCTCGATCTTTCACACGAACCGCGTTTAACGATTCCCGCGCGCAATTCCAAAGGCGTTTTGCATTCCGTTTACGGGCGCCTTTTAGATGTGACAACGCCAGCGAATTCCCTTGAAGACGTTTACATTTCGTATGCGTCAGGACCTCTCGACATTCCGTTCAACATTCAACAAGATATTGAGTCTCCGATTGTCGTCGAAGGCGTCTTCGATGTTTTGACCGCAGACTTAGCGGGAATTCCGGGCGTCGTTTCGACGATGTATCAACCGTTTAACCGCAGCCATCTTTACAAACTCAAATCCTGCGGCGCAGAAAGCATCGCACTCGTTTTGCGCAAAGAACCGAATCGTCGCAACCAAGAATTGCACATTCGCAAATGCTTGGAACTTGCCGAATCCGAAGGCATTAAATTCAAATCGATTATCCTTCCCGCGGGCGAAACCGCTGACACGTTAATCCAATCCGATGGCGCCGAGGCTTTCTTAGAACGCATCCGCGATACCGAAGAAGATACGATGCGCACGCACCGCAAAACGGTTTTGCTCCAAGACATTCAAGAAAATTTCAACACGGCGATCAGCCGCGATCCCGATTCCGATGTCGGTTATCGTTTACAAAATTTCCCCGCGTTAACTCACGCATTAGACGGCATTCAACCGGGCTATTACTTCCTTTCGGCAGAACCTTACGGCTACAAAAGTCATGCGCTTTCGTCTTTTGCACTCGATTTAATCGAAGGAAATCCCGATGTCAAAGTCATTTATGCGGCATTAGATAGTCCGCGGCGCGAAGCGCTCAACCGCTTTATTTCAATGCTTTCGGGCGTTTCGGAAACCGATGTGCACAAGTTAAATAAAGACGACGATGTGAATCATCAAATTCTCACCGCCACACAAAAAATTATCAGCTACGTCAAAAACGATCGCTTAGAAATTTGGGAAGATACTGAATCATTCCAATACGAAGCTTTCCTCAAAGAATTGCAAACCGAACTTTCGGAAAAGCAAAATTTGATTTTAATCGTCGATGGCGTGGACCATTTGCGCATTTCGGATCGGAGCGATATTCCCGATTTGAATGAGCGTCGCTCTTCTGCGATTCTCGACTTTTACAAAGAGCTCGACATTCCGGTTTTTGTCAGCGGTTCCGTTTTCAAAGAAGACGATAAACTCGTTGGACCGCGGCCATTTTTGCGCGACGCCGATGCGACATTCTGGCTCGAACGCAAAGAAGATGGCGCGCTTTGGCTCACCGTCAATCTCAAAAATTCCGGTTCCATTCTCTACGAAGCGAATTTACTTTTCTCCGATAAATCGTATCGTATGAAAGAGAAAGAATCATGA
- a CDS encoding response regulator transcription factor gives MESNRILIVEDEELIRLGLKDNFELENYIVETAGDGDEAIEKADSFSPDLVLLDLMIPKKSGFEVCRYIRKKHPDTFIIMLTAKIEEASKVMGLEMGADDYVTKPFSLLELLARVKAFLRRGPRTGSAPAAQPETPTQDAVDFNGIHLDFKKYEASKNGIPLEMSAREFQILKYFWGKRKEVILREDLLQDIWGYTPENMPSTRTIDNHIVNLRKKIEDDPTNPKIILSIRGAGYKFDV, from the coding sequence ATGGAAAGCAATCGAATTCTCATTGTCGAAGACGAAGAACTCATTCGTCTCGGACTCAAGGACAATTTTGAGCTTGAAAATTACATCGTCGAAACTGCAGGCGATGGCGACGAAGCGATTGAAAAAGCCGATTCGTTTTCGCCGGATTTAGTTTTGCTCGATTTGATGATTCCGAAGAAAAGTGGATTTGAAGTTTGCCGCTACATTCGAAAAAAGCATCCCGATACTTTCATCATTATGCTCACGGCAAAAATCGAAGAAGCGTCCAAAGTGATGGGCCTCGAAATGGGCGCCGACGATTACGTCACCAAACCGTTTTCCTTGTTAGAACTTCTCGCCCGCGTCAAAGCATTTTTGCGCCGCGGTCCGCGCACCGGTTCTGCTCCCGCAGCCCAGCCCGAAACGCCGACTCAAGATGCGGTGGACTTTAACGGAATCCATTTGGATTTTAAAAAATACGAAGCGAGCAAAAACGGAATTCCTCTCGAAATGTCTGCGCGCGAATTTCAAATTCTCAAATATTTTTGGGGAAAGCGCAAAGAAGTCATTCTCCGCGAAGATTTGCTGCAAGACATTTGGGGATACACTCCCGAGAATATGCCGTCCACGCGGACGATCGACAATCACATTGTGAATTTGCGGAAAAAAATCGAAGACGATCCGACAAATCCAAAAATCATTTTATCCATCCGCGGAGCCGGTTACAAATTCGACGTTTAA
- a CDS encoding M15 family metallopeptidase, producing the protein MTTLSAFGLDENGLVSIPETEYRVCQSVLEPLEKLTAVAKSAGFSLRIESAYRSFERQLSIWNRKATGKLTLRDAQGVPFPELPQDEEILMRAILFWSALPGTSRHHFGTDLDVVDGNSVPAGYEVELTEEECDGMFAPFHRWLSSQIDEKKSFGFTRVFVPGCGKIQPERWHISHRPSARELEKCFDEKALRAVYEKADICLKSAILDNFDELMRDYVYPYFEK; encoded by the coding sequence ATGACGACACTTTCTGCATTTGGCTTAGATGAAAACGGCCTCGTCTCCATTCCCGAAACCGAATATCGCGTTTGCCAAAGTGTGCTCGAACCGCTTGAAAAGTTAACGGCTGTGGCAAAGTCGGCGGGATTTTCGTTGCGCATTGAAAGCGCTTACCGTTCTTTCGAAAGGCAACTTTCCATTTGGAATCGCAAAGCGACGGGGAAGCTCACCCTCCGCGATGCGCAAGGAGTGCCATTTCCCGAACTTCCGCAAGACGAAGAAATTTTAATGCGTGCGATTCTTTTTTGGTCAGCGCTTCCCGGAACATCGCGGCATCACTTCGGAACGGATTTGGATGTCGTCGATGGTAATAGCGTCCCCGCGGGCTACGAAGTAGAACTGACCGAAGAAGAATGCGACGGCATGTTTGCGCCATTTCATCGCTGGCTTTCTTCGCAAATTGACGAAAAAAAATCTTTTGGATTTACCCGCGTTTTTGTCCCCGGCTGCGGAAAAATTCAGCCGGAGCGTTGGCATATTTCGCATCGACCGTCAGCGAGAGAATTAGAAAAATGCTTTGACGAAAAAGCGTTGCGGGCGGTTTATGAAAAAGCGGACATTTGCCTCAAAAGCGCAATTCTCGATAACTTTGATGAACTCATGCGGGATTATGTTTACCCGTATTTTGAAAAATGA
- a CDS encoding PQQ-binding-like beta-propeller repeat protein, which yields MKFKNFNHSIFKTRLLFCTTLWLLVFSQTIFASRMAREIYEAIYQFELKGNFADAQDQLSRVSLEGDDEDKSKAFFLLGKMQEVSENPQTAAFYYRQALINPKTNEEAYFLAERIAVLDSTPERIVLNRMRFNIPIRKTFPGNTPAILLSNNQIYSLLGEKFVSIPNLIPEDAKIFAVLPQGIWFSPAQENTLQFQPKDAKQAIHSYRFDSRILEVIPIPGQGAMVMTERNFSFAVNEGFRFTIENRYRGCTPVGMYTPRNELVLNCQDNALHLLDAETGTETQTLSLIDPIQHTILADDGIFIASTNAIRLYRPQSSPAYQWESKTSPIESAIFFGNRLAILESGGKLKLLDPNTGHELQSTTVDGEILFEMAKGALGIFSQEGALTVVDEKLHPLWYYHFGKPLSTKPLKSQGRIYLPFENSEIMTISALHYGKKPILSQKFASQAFAEMSNRNWEMAKPLIDSAIALEPGNPTANYLQAVHLEQTEADETKRANAWANTVRYSFGNAKASAAILSHFAKIIGAHYVHFLPLSPRTLYPNLFSAGHNLYTVDPAAQQLFALDPASGEIRWQKNLGNLETSPVLANDASHLAIANGFRLQIQDLSPNGKTRYSDLPGKPFQIKFSGNAIYVSTWNGYFVKLLAPTYSIAWARKLFNMPFLFDLSNSTIAVSSLEGSIGFVNSATGQNAEALREIGANVSVLTLSDTLSAAATDKNEIFVYSANNTNPMRTIQTNAAILSLHWVTIGTIKYLLVSTADQKIQLFGLTADSPLWTFTGQGSVYSNPVVNGNSLYIDQKSYIAKISLSRGILEKRFATPGGAGTPFILDNILFCTSPKRLLYAFPL from the coding sequence TTGAAATTCAAAAATTTCAATCATTCGATTTTCAAAACGCGTTTGCTATTCTGCACAACGCTTTGGCTTCTCGTTTTTTCGCAGACAATTTTTGCTTCTCGGATGGCGCGCGAAATTTACGAAGCAATTTATCAATTCGAATTAAAAGGAAACTTCGCCGATGCGCAAGATCAGCTTTCTCGCGTTTCTCTTGAAGGCGATGACGAAGATAAAAGCAAAGCATTTTTCTTACTCGGGAAAATGCAAGAAGTTTCCGAGAATCCCCAAACGGCTGCATTTTATTATCGTCAAGCGCTCATCAATCCGAAGACAAACGAAGAAGCGTATTTTCTCGCCGAAAGAATTGCCGTTCTCGATTCGACTCCCGAACGCATCGTTTTAAATCGGATGCGTTTTAATATTCCCATCCGCAAAACTTTCCCCGGAAACACTCCCGCCATTCTTTTATCGAACAATCAAATTTACAGTCTCCTCGGCGAAAAATTTGTTTCGATTCCGAATCTCATTCCCGAAGACGCCAAAATTTTTGCCGTTCTTCCGCAAGGAATTTGGTTCTCTCCCGCTCAAGAAAATACGCTGCAATTTCAACCGAAAGATGCCAAACAAGCGATTCATTCTTACCGATTTGATTCCCGCATTTTAGAGGTCATCCCCATTCCAGGCCAAGGTGCTATGGTCATGACGGAACGCAATTTTTCTTTTGCGGTCAACGAAGGATTTCGCTTTACAATTGAAAATCGTTATCGGGGTTGCACCCCTGTCGGGATGTACACGCCGCGGAATGAACTCGTTTTAAATTGCCAAGATAATGCGCTCCATTTGCTCGACGCCGAAACCGGAACCGAGACGCAGACTCTTTCGTTAATCGATCCGATTCAGCATACGATTCTCGCCGACGATGGAATTTTCATCGCTTCGACAAATGCGATTCGCTTATACCGTCCGCAGTCTAGTCCCGCTTACCAATGGGAAAGCAAAACGAGCCCGATTGAAAGCGCTATCTTTTTCGGCAATCGCTTAGCGATTTTAGAAAGCGGCGGAAAGCTTAAACTTTTAGATCCGAATACCGGGCACGAATTGCAGAGCACAACGGTTGACGGCGAAATTTTATTTGAAATGGCGAAAGGTGCCCTCGGCATTTTTTCGCAAGAAGGAGCTCTCACCGTCGTCGATGAAAAATTGCATCCGCTTTGGTATTACCATTTTGGAAAACCGCTTTCCACAAAACCGCTCAAAAGTCAAGGCCGCATTTATTTGCCATTTGAAAACAGCGAAATCATGACAATTTCTGCGCTGCATTATGGCAAAAAGCCGATTCTTTCGCAGAAATTTGCTTCCCAAGCTTTCGCTGAAATGTCCAATCGAAATTGGGAAATGGCAAAGCCGCTCATCGATTCGGCAATTGCCCTTGAACCCGGAAATCCGACGGCAAATTATTTGCAAGCGGTGCATCTCGAACAGACCGAAGCCGATGAAACGAAACGCGCGAATGCGTGGGCAAATACCGTCCGCTATTCCTTCGGAAACGCAAAAGCATCCGCAGCGATTCTTTCGCATTTTGCAAAAATTATCGGTGCCCATTATGTGCATTTTCTTCCGCTTTCTCCGCGGACTCTCTACCCCAATCTCTTTAGCGCGGGACATAATTTATATACAGTCGATCCTGCAGCGCAGCAACTCTTCGCACTGGATCCCGCCTCCGGAGAAATTCGCTGGCAGAAAAATTTGGGAAATTTAGAAACGAGCCCCGTCCTTGCAAACGATGCCTCGCATTTAGCCATCGCAAACGGATTCCGCTTACAAATTCAAGATCTTTCGCCCAACGGAAAAACGCGCTACAGCGATCTTCCGGGGAAACCTTTCCAAATCAAATTTTCGGGCAATGCCATTTACGTTTCCACTTGGAATGGTTACTTTGTAAAATTACTTGCACCCACTTACAGCATCGCGTGGGCAAGAAAATTATTCAACATGCCATTCCTCTTTGATTTATCCAATTCGACAATTGCCGTTTCTAGCTTAGAAGGTTCCATCGGTTTTGTAAATTCTGCCACCGGACAAAACGCCGAAGCTCTGCGCGAAATTGGAGCAAATGTTTCCGTCTTAACCCTTTCGGACACTCTCTCCGCAGCCGCCACCGATAAAAATGAAATTTTCGTCTACAGCGCAAACAATACCAATCCAATGCGCACGATTCAAACGAACGCCGCAATCCTTTCTTTACATTGGGTAACGATTGGTACCATCAAATATCTGCTCGTGAGCACTGCGGATCAAAAAATTCAATTATTCGGACTCACCGCCGATTCTCCGCTTTGGACATTTACCGGACAAGGTTCCGTTTATTCAAATCCCGTTGTCAACGGCAACAGCCTTTACATCGACCAAAAATCGTATATCGCAAAAATTTCCCTTTCCCGCGGAATTCTCGAAAAACGCTTCGCGACTCCCGGCGGCGCAGGCACGCCTTTCATCTTGGACAATATCCTTTTCTGCACTTCGCCGAAACGCTTACTTTACGCATTTCCCCTTTAA
- a CDS encoding ABC transporter substrate-binding protein produces the protein MYCTYKGGFVLQKSRQRYRFASLLVLGVVACTVFSACQEDAKNASKSAEESLYPRNKTLYIGGFDWAPPTTFNPLDGDPNFPIDGNIRLMYESLLTYNNLDGSTEPMLAKSFTQTDSSITVELDDRARWSNGDKVTADDVLYTFHLDSIFPTPRHGGWQYINRISANGNRIEFVMNKAEKNPLVLLSLISETSILPKSVFEPLAEAAKKGNSYDYAKVLTFKNDSLPVVSGPYNLDSFYPDKIVLKRVENYWGNVKHEGRAPAPLYVIHSLYTSNNLFNNAMTKGNLDVSSIFMPRIWEKKRDDIRAWSLKEPYHYPGSIPTLFIATTTAPFNDVAFRRALAHAINFEKIKSIAVSNYTDAVRPGFILPFNQEARYFNEEDAEKFGYSYDIEKARKILSYAGYSWDKDGKLQSPDGKLLRTLDLECPQGWTDWEDVIKIVAESFKELGIETNQRFVDYGEWDKDLRFGKFDLLMKTQTADLSAATPWTRFNQVMSGKDAKPVGEEAYSNQGRFSDPSADSLLNLIPSLTDTAALQTAYRALNRIFMEKIPVLPLMYRPSQFYQFSTKHWTNFPTEENPYAPPQALVIGASIKALWEIKPIQ, from the coding sequence TTGTATTGTACATACAAAGGTGGATTCGTGTTACAAAAAAGTCGGCAGAGATATCGTTTCGCAAGCCTGCTCGTTTTAGGGGTTGTTGCGTGTACAGTTTTCAGCGCTTGTCAAGAAGATGCCAAAAACGCATCCAAATCCGCAGAAGAATCTCTCTATCCGCGGAATAAAACTCTTTATATCGGCGGTTTTGACTGGGCGCCTCCTACAACATTTAACCCGCTAGACGGCGATCCGAACTTTCCCATCGACGGCAATATCCGTTTGATGTACGAATCGCTTTTGACTTATAATAATTTAGACGGTTCAACAGAACCGATGCTCGCCAAAAGTTTCACTCAAACCGATTCTTCAATTACGGTGGAATTAGACGATCGGGCGCGTTGGAGCAACGGCGACAAAGTCACCGCCGACGATGTTTTATATACATTCCATTTGGATTCCATTTTCCCCACTCCGCGTCACGGCGGATGGCAATACATCAACCGCATTTCGGCAAACGGAAACCGCATCGAATTTGTGATGAACAAAGCCGAAAAGAATCCGCTGGTTCTTTTAAGTTTAATTTCCGAAACTTCCATTCTCCCGAAGAGTGTTTTTGAACCTTTAGCCGAAGCGGCAAAAAAAGGCAACTCTTACGACTATGCGAAAGTTTTGACCTTTAAAAATGATTCGCTTCCGGTCGTTTCGGGTCCGTATAATTTGGATTCATTCTACCCCGATAAAATCGTCCTCAAACGCGTTGAAAATTACTGGGGAAATGTAAAACACGAAGGACGCGCTCCCGCTCCGCTTTATGTGATTCATTCGCTTTATACGAGCAACAATCTCTTTAACAATGCGATGACAAAAGGCAATTTGGATGTTTCGTCCATCTTTATGCCGCGCATTTGGGAAAAGAAACGCGACGATATTCGTGCGTGGAGTTTGAAAGAACCGTATCATTATCCGGGCTCCATTCCGACTCTGTTCATTGCGACGACAACTGCCCCCTTTAACGATGTCGCTTTCCGACGCGCTCTCGCTCACGCAATTAACTTTGAAAAGATTAAATCCATCGCCGTTTCCAATTACACGGATGCGGTTCGCCCCGGATTCATTTTACCGTTTAACCAAGAAGCGCGCTACTTTAACGAAGAAGATGCGGAAAAATTTGGCTATTCTTATGACATTGAAAAAGCCCGCAAAATTTTAAGCTACGCCGGCTATTCGTGGGATAAAGACGGAAAACTCCAAAGCCCCGACGGCAAGCTTTTGCGCACTCTCGACTTGGAATGTCCGCAAGGTTGGACCGACTGGGAAGATGTCATTAAAATCGTTGCAGAATCTTTCAAAGAACTCGGCATCGAGACAAATCAACGCTTCGTCGATTACGGCGAATGGGACAAAGATTTGCGATTCGGGAAATTTGACTTGTTGATGAAAACGCAGACCGCCGACCTTTCTGCCGCGACTCCGTGGACACGTTTCAACCAAGTGATGAGCGGAAAAGATGCAAAGCCAGTCGGCGAAGAAGCTTATTCAAACCAAGGACGCTTTAGCGATCCGAGCGCCGATAGCCTTCTCAATTTGATTCCTTCGCTTACCGATACCGCAGCCCTACAAACCGCCTATCGGGCATTAAACCGCATCTTTATGGAAAAGATTCCTGTGCTTCCGCTGATGTACCGTCCTTCGCAGTTCTATCAGTTCTCAACAAAGCATTGGACGAATTTCCCCACCGAAGAAAATCCGTACGCGCCACCGCAGGCACTCGTCATCGGTGCAAGCATTAAAGCGCTCTGGGAAATCAAGCCGATTCAATAA